One region of Rhipicephalus microplus isolate Deutch F79 unplaced genomic scaffold, USDA_Rmic scaffold_85, whole genome shotgun sequence genomic DNA includes:
- the LOC142790229 gene encoding uncharacterized protein LOC142790229 — MTVSVAQFILLLVTDACGRRMESSSRAATAADAGRGTASPLVPNDYRIILLSLPSGEAMRRAVALHCDVSGRPYRIDDFRKPLKDLGVIQQVSGIGAYQMSHVWLLNMKTVEAKKALTDAGVIKVKDRVCLVIDPTRQEVKLKLHWLAFDVTKDAIRRAFYEYGDVKEVTDDRWRVEDFEGVESTTRLIRMQLRDGVSVDQLPHQLRIGSSTALVVVPGRPPLCLRCRSTGHMRRDCKVPRCSECHSFGHEQDECNRSYARAAGRRPETQQSELLMDEEESEQASMPAIPQKQTTSDDTPVLGKSKQVSSAPDTNAERKMGSQAAPTTSEQTRPAPAMHAASQLKKQTQLYRLAMDQDLDIIAV, encoded by the exons atgactgtctccgtggcgcaattcattctgcttctggtcaccgacgcgtgcggacgcaggatggaaagctcatcccgagcagcgacagcggccgacgccggccgcggtacagcgtctcccctcgttccaaatgactacaggattattctgctttcgttgccatcaggtgaagcgatgcgtcgagcagtagctctacactgcgacgtcagcggccgaccgtaccgcatcgacgacttcaggaaacctctcaaagatttaggcgtcatacagcaagtaagtggcatcggagcatatcagatgtcgcacgtgtggCTATTGAACATGAAGACCGTGGAAGCAAAGAAAGCGCTGACAGACGCAGGCGTTATCAAAGTTAAAGACCGGGTATGTCTCGTCATTGACCCGACGCGGCAAGAAGTTAAATTGAAATTGCACTGGCTAGCGTTCGATGTTACAAAAGACGCTATTCGACGTGCCTTCTATGAATACGGCGACGTCAAGGAGGTGACCGATGACCGATGGAGAGTCGAGGATTTTGAAGGAGTTGAATCGACCACTCGTTTAATACGCATGCAACTACGAGACGGCGTTTCTGTGGATCAACTGCCCCATCAGTTGCGTATTGGCAGCAGTACGGCACTGGTCGTGGTGCCGGGAAGACCGCCTTTGTGCTTGCGGTGCCGAAGCACGGGGCATATGCGACGCGATTGTAAGGTCCCAAGGTGCAGCGAATGCCACTCTTTCGGTCATGAGCAGGATGAGTGTAACCGTTCATACGCACGAGCTGCAGGGCGacgaccagagactcaacagagtGAACTTCTCATGGATGAGGAGGAATCTGAACAAGCGTCTATGCCTGCGATACcacagaagcagacgacatcggacgacacgccggtgctggggaaaagcaagcaagtttcttcAGCCCCGGACACGAACGCCGAACGGAAGATGGGAAGTCAAGCGGCCCCAACGACTAGCGAACAgacgcgtcctgcgcctgcgatgcacgccgcgtcgcagct GAAGAAACAGACTCAGCTCTACAGACTAGCCATGGACCAAGACCTGGACATTATTGCAGTTTAG